The Clostridium beijerinckii genomic sequence GTTTCTGCTGCTCCACCTACTGCATTTACTGTTGATCCTAATTGTTTATTTTGCCCTTGTACTACACTTGCAGTTTCAGGACTTACTGAAACACTATTTATCACCGCTTGCGTTATATTTACAGTCACTGTTCCAATTGCTTGAGTCTCAACTCCACCCGAGGATATATTTAATTGTATTTCATACACTCCATTATTTATACTACCGCTAGGTGTGACCACTGCACTTAATGAATTTGTTGCATGAGATGCAATGGTATCACTTTCCTTTTGTAACTGAACACTCCATCCATCAATATTAGATATAGAATAAGTGACATCTTGTGAATTATTACTAGAATTAGTTACATTAAATGTTAAAGTAACAGGACCCCCTACCGTTATTCCATTATCAGCTGATGCTGTTATTGAAGAAGCTATAAAGCTTTCAATTGCACTGACTTTCCATGTTGAATTCGCAGCCAATGAGCTAGTATTCCATTCCAATGCATACCCGTTATCTGTGTTTACATTATCATCAATAGTATTACTGAGTGTCTCACCACCACAAACTTCGTTAGCTACAATATCATATTCTTGAGATGTATAAGAATTAGGTGTGGTTATTCCTTGCATTCCTAATCTTTGAGTAACACCATTATCTGTTTTAGTTACACCAATAGTATGAGTGGGAGCGTCCCAAAATCCTGCCCCATTATCACCACCATTAAGATAAGTATCTTCTCCTCGTAAAAAGTGTATATTATTTATTAATGATCCACTTATATTATTGAATGACCAATCAAGTTTTATATACTGAGAATTTAAAGAAGGTAACGTTACTTTTTGTGTAACTTCAATTAATCCTGCATCCCAAACAGTAGTAACCGAATTACTGTCTGCTGTTTGAGTTTTAACTGCAGCTAAGATAGAATTTATATTCCCTCCATTATCTGCCGTATAATATCCACCTATAGTGTATAGCTGCCCATCAACATTTAATACTGCTCCAGATGGTGCATAATATTGTTGCTGAAAGTCACTTCCATTATATTTTTCTACATAAATTTCTCCAGTACCATCAATTGTAACTTTCAAAGACCCGTTACTTGTTTGCCCCCCAATTACATATGATGATAATGCATAAACTTTTTTGGTTGGCAATAATATTGTAAAAATCATTACAACGACTACCACCCAACTTAAAATTCTTTTTTGTTCCAAGAAATACCCCTCCTCATAAATTAATTTTACCTTTTTAAATTTAATAAATCCCCCTCCTCATTAAATTAGCTTTAATTTTCAAAGCTTTAAATCCATAAATTTTATACGTCTTTATAAATATATTTTTGAAGAATCTTTATCACTAAAACTTGAATTCTATGAGAAAAAATCTAATCTTACTGATAGATATCCTTACTAACTAAAGTTAATATTATAATCCCAATACCGAATTTTGAATATTTAATTATCTATGACATGTTCAAAAATAGAAATTTAGCAAAATCTAAGTTCTATATAAAATGAGAAAAAAACTTAGAGGTGAATATTATGGCACACAAGCGTTATGAAATATCTGGTTAATTATGAAATCAAATAAAGGATTTATTCCAGGTGCAAAAGCTTGACATCCTTCGATGAATAATATGGTGATGTGATGTTTAACGCAATTTTATCGTTCTCACGAAGCAAAGCTGCATCGTTTGACCGACCAGAACGCTTGTATTTATGAAAAACAGTATATATAGACAGTCTTGTAAATAGTATAGGACAATTATTTTTTCAGATATGCCTTAATTATTTAATTATTATTATTATATTACATAATATTACCTAATTTCAATATTTACAACAAATATTACTTTATTCATTTTATAGATTTTCAGATATAACTATAATTATTTTAAATAAATTATGAAATTTACACTAAAAAGTTCTCTTTTAACTTTTAATTACCGGAATAAACTTTTCTTTACATAATATATGTGAATGTTTTGATATATTTTTAAATAAAAACATATCAAAACACAAAAAATATATATTTTGTAAATTGCAAAATTCAAGAATATAACTTGAGAAAACATTCCCACTAATATAAATCCAAAAGATTAGATGTATTAAAATCAGACACTGTAGTGGAGCAATCAAAAAACGACTAATGATAGGGAAAATTTAAAATTCAAAGAAATGCCTTAATTACTTAGTTAACAATATCTTGTTTGAAGATGAATCGATGATTAGAACTAATGTTCTAAAATTAAATATTTTTTCAACCTTATTTAAAATTTTTCGGTAATAGAATATTAACTAAGTCTTTAGATCTGCTATTTCCCCAATATCCTTTAATTCAGATTTAGAGCTTGATAAATAATTTAATATTTACCATGCATTATAACTTGTGGTTTCACCAGAATAATATTCATTTTACCAATTCTTTTTATATTATTAAGTTATTACTTTAAACTCATTCTAAATAACAAAATAGAGCCTACTCAAATTATATTTTATTGAGTAAGGCTCTATTTTTTTAAATTCTATTAATTAAAAAACTCAGTAAATGCTTTAATTGTATATTCATTATCCTTTACAGTAGCTAATTCTCTTATTGAATGCATACTTAGTAGTGGCGCTCCCATATCTATTACTGGTATATTTAATTTTGATGCAGTAATAGGTCCAATGGTTGTTCCCCCTCTTAAATCTGATCTATTTACAAATACTTGGCATGGAACTTCAGTTTTTTCACAGATTCCTTTGAAGACAGCACTTGCATAACTATCAGTTGAATAACTTCCACCTGCTGCAATTTTAAGTACAGGCCCTTTTCCAAGCATAGGCTTATTTGTAGGATCACATTTTTCAACATAGTTTGGATGTATTGCATGAGCTAAGTCTGCTGATATCATTATTGAGTTGCTTAATGCTCTCTTGAAACTTTCTCTATCTTTTTCAAGACCCAAAGTTATTCTCTCTAAAATATTTTCTAAAATTGATGAATTTGCACCTTGGGATGTTAAGCTTCCTATTTCCTCATTATCTAAAGCTACTAATACCTTCGTTGCTTTAATTTCATTACTGCTTATTAAAGCTTTTAATCCTGCAAATACCATCCATAAATCATCTAGTCTTCCGCATGATATAAATTCATCATTTAAGCCAATTAGCATACCTTCTGCATACTCATATAAAAACAAATCGAAATCTAATATATCGCTAGAATCTACCTTTAAAGTTTCTGCTATTAAATTAATTAAATAATTATCCTTTTCTAGCTTATCTTCAACTATTGTAAGCATTGGTAAAGTATCTTTTTGCTTATTATATTCATAGCCCTCATTCACGCTTCTATTCATATGTATTGCTAAGTTAGGAATAATTAAGATTGGCTTATTTACATCCAATAATTCAACTCTTGGACTGAATGGATTTTCTCCTTTTAAAGTTACTCTTCCTGCTACGCTTAAAGGTCTATCAAACCAAGTACTTAGTATTGGCCCTCCATATACTTCAGTATTTAATTTCACATAATGTCCTTCAACTTTCATTTCTGGATTTGGCTTTATTCTAAATCCTGGTGAATCAGTATGTGCTCCTATTAATCTGAACCCATCTTTTTCAATATCACCATTTCCTATTTCAAAGGCAATTAATGCAGAGTTATTTTTTATAATATAGTGTTTACTACCTTTTTTTAACTCCCATTTATCTTCTTCTTTAATTTCTGTATAACCTTGCTTATCTAAGATATTTTTAATTTCATAAGTACTTTGAAAAGCCGTCTTACCCTTATTTATAAAATCTAATAATTCTTGCGCATTATTCATATAGTTATTATCTCTCCCTACATAAATTAAATTTTTCTCGTAAAACATTAAACAATATTAAATTCACTTTTAATATTATATACCTTTTTAGAAAATAATGCATATTTTATATGTGTGATTATCTAGAAAATTTTATATTAGATAATACCTACATAGTAAATGCCATAACTACTTTTTCATCTTTTCCAAGCGTCACATCTCCTGAACAAAGTTCAACTATTTCTTCATCATCGTCACTTAAATTTATCTCGTTAATGTCGCTTTTATTATTGGATTTTTTTCTGCCCTTACTATTCTTCTTTTTCACATAGATTGGTATGCTTGACTGTGCATTATTTTCGCAGGAATTTTTTTCTGTTTCTAAGCTGATATTCATATTGGCATCGTTATTGTCATAAATGCTATTGCTATCTATCACATCTGCATTTCTAGTATTATCTATATAGTCTATGTTTTCATTATTATCTTTATTATTAGTAGAATCTATACTAGCATTTATAGTATCACTATTCTGAGTTCTTTCAGCAATTATGATATTACTATTATTTTTATTACTATTTGCAAAGCTTTCATTTTCTGCATTACCTTTAGTCACAAATTCAGAATCTATGCTAGTAGAATTTTCATTATATTTATTACAACTGTTAATATTATTATCATCATTATTGTTTTCATTTATCTCTTCCTTTGTAATCATAGTACTCTTATCTTCGATTTTAGCAGTTTTATTTCTAACAATTTCATCAATACTTTTATATCCACTACTTTTTGAATTAACACCCATTAGATTTTCTCTATCTTTAATTTTAGGCTCATCCATTTTGTGACTAGAATCATTTTCTTTTACTACATTATCTTTAATTTCAGTACTCTTATTTATTTTAATATTTTGATGCTTAGCAAAATTCTTTACTTTATAGATTTTATCTTCAGTAAACTCAATCATTTCTAAATCCATTAAAACCTTCATAGCTAATTTCACTCGTTCAATATCTCTATTAAATTCTATAGCGATGGTTTCCATTGTGTATGGAATATTTCTAGACAAAAATAATTCTCCTTCTAAATTTACCTTACCAGCTAAAACAATAAGTCTAATCCAAATATACTGAATAAGATCTCTTTCATTCATTGTATCTATTATTTTAGATTTAGTATCATCATACATATCAACTCTTAATTTAACAAATTTTCTTTCTTTCATCTTTAACACTCTCCCATTTAAATTAGTCTTCTATATGGAATATATGTATAAAAATGAACAATTACATAATTTCTCTAAAATTTTTTATATTTTTTTAGAAATAATTTTATTCCATGGGTAAAATACATCTAAATTTTAATTTGGATCTAATTCATATAGATAAACAATATATAACTTAGACTTATGCAATAACCTGCCGAAAGTAAAAACATTGTTATTTCACAGGGCTATGAAAATTTCGCTGAAAGTACTAAATTGCAGGTTGCACTACTAATGCTTGCTCCCAATTTCATTGTGACAAGCATTAGTTGAACAACCTACAATTAAGAGCTTTTAACAGCTCATTTTCAATGCCTGCTGCATAAAAATGTTTCTACTTTCTAATATGGTATTTACTGCAAAGTATAAATCAAATTCTTAAGTTGTTTATCTATATAGATAACCCAACTAAGACCTTAACTTATGTATATAACTCGCCGAAATGAATAATATACTTTTGTTCCAGTTTCTAGGTAATTCTGATGGGTGATTCTAAGGCTATAAAGTTGCACCCAAAGTTCTAGCCTCAAAGAACAAGCTTTGAACTAGCACATTTGGAACAACTTATAGCCAAAGAATCAAATCCATCAAAATTACCAATGAAACATTCCACAAAAGTATATTACCCATTTCTATTTGGGATATATTTCATAGTATAAATCCAGCTTATAATTGGCTTATCTATAAAATAGTTTGATGCAGTAAAATGGTAGACAAAAAAATTCTTACGCATCTGCCTCGTAAAATATATATTTCTGACATTTCCAATAATTATCTATAAATTTAACTTTTTATAATTTCTTTGTAAAGAACGAAAATAAACGCCCGAATTTATAATATCCAAGCGTTCATTAATATATTGCTTATTTATATGAATTATTTTATAAATCTAAATTAAATATTATTTATCTATACTTAAAATACACACTAAAACTTATATAAGATTATTTTTAGCAAGTTCTTCACGTAATTTTTCTAGATTCTTGCCTTCCATTGGGAATAATGGCATTCTAAGTGGTCCTACGTTATATCCCATAATTCCTAATGCAGTCTTTACTGGAATTGGGTTTACTTCTATAAATAACGTATTTATAAGATCTAAATATTTTGTTTGAAGGTTACAGCTTTCTTCTACTTTTCCTTCAAAATATAAACTACAAATTTCATGCGACTCTTTTGGCATAATATTTGAAAAGACTGAAATAACGCCTTTTCCCCCAAGTGATAATATCGGAACTATTTGATCATCATTTCCAGAATATATATTAAGTTCATCTTTGCATATCGCTTTTATCTTTGCAATCGCTGAAAGATCCCCACTAGCTTCTTTTGTTGCAACTATACGTGGATGCTTAGCTAATTCTGCATATGTTTCAGGTGCTATATTAACTCCTGTTCTTGATGGTACATTATATAGAATTATTGGGATATTAACTCTATCCGCAATATAATTGTAATGTTTTATTAAACCAGTTTGAGTAGTTTTATTGTAATATGGTGTTACTAATAAAAGTGCATCTGCACCAACGCTTTCAGCGTATTTTGATAATTCAACAGCATAAACTGTATCATTAGACCCTGTGCCCGCAATAACTGGTACTCTTTTATTTACATATTCTACTGTAAATCTAATAACTTCCCTGTGTTCTTCATCAGTCATAGTTGAAGACTCACCTGTAGTTCCTGCAATTACAATTGCATCTGTACCATTCTCTATATTAAAATCAATTAGTTTTTTTAATTCAGAGAAATTAATTCCATCTTCTGTAAAAGGTGTAACAATTGCAACTGCTGCACCAGTAAATATAATATCCTTCATAAAAATTGCCCCCTCGAATATTTTCTATATAAATTATAACACAGTAAAGTGCTACTATAAACTTAGAATATATTTAAAATATGAAATATATATTTATTAGTGTTAGATTGCTTAACTTCTGGTAAAAAAATACTTGCTTAACTAAAAATATTTAATATAATAGATGTAATGCTTATTGGTAATTTCTTATGATTGGAGTGTATTTCATGTTTTTTGAACTTATAGTTAATAAATTTGTTAAGGATAATTCTAATGTTAAAGATGACACAGTTAGAAATTCTTACGGTGTTCTTGGCGGTATCATAGGTATTGTAGTAAATATTATTTTATTTATAATAAAACTTTCTGTTGGAGTAATAGTTTCGAGTATAGCTATAATGGCTGATGCTTTTAATAACCTTTCTGATGCAGCCTCCTCTTTAATTACTATTTTAGGTTTTAAACTTTCAAATAAACCAGCTGATAGAGAACATCCCTTTGGTCATGGGCGGATAGAATATCTTTCAGCACTTATTGTTGCCTTCATGGTAATGTTAGTTGGTCTGCAATTTATAAAATCTTCATTTGAAAGAATAGTTAATCCATCACCAGTTGCTTTCGAGTTAGTTTCATTTATTCTGCTTATAGTATCAATATTTTTTAAGATTTGGCTTTCTAAATTTAATAAATTTATTGGTGAAAAGATTAATTCCTCTGCTCTAAAAGCTGCTTCTACAGATGCTCTAGGGGATGTATTTACCACTACTTGTGTGGCTATTTCATTTTTAGCTTCAAAATTCACTTCTTTCCCTATAGACGGATATATAGGAATGTTTGTTGCATTATTCATTGTTTATGCCGGTTTCAATTTAGTTAAAGATACTATAAATCCACTTTTAGGAGAAGCGCCAGATCCAGAACTTGTTGAATCCATAGAAAGAATGGTTTTGTCTTACGATAACATCCTCGGCTCACATGATTTAATAGTTCACAATTATGGTCCTGGTAAATGTATGGCATCTATTCATGCTGAAATTCCTGGAAATATTAACGTTGTAGATATTCACGAAGTAATTGATAAAGCTGAAAGAGAAATTTCAAAAGCACTTAAGATTTACTTAGTTATTCACATCGATCCTATCTGCATTATTGAAGGCGAAGTCAAAGAAGCTTATGATGAAATTCTATCCATAATTGAAAAATATGATTATATAGAGTCAATACATGATTTTAGAGTAGTCGGTGAAGGTGATATTAAGAACTTAATTTTTGACGTTGTTATTGAACCATCAAAAAAACTTTCTATAACTGATACTGAACTTATAAATATAATATCTGAAGGAGTAAAGAAATATCATCCTTCTTATAACTGTGTCATTACTATAGACAAACACTACACATAAAAATACAGCCGTTATTTCAAACCAAGAAACTTCTAGTTTGAAATAATGGCTGTACTTTTTCTATATCGCTGCATCCCATTTAATACATATTCTTATCCTTAAAACTATAAGTATAAATAAAGCTAAAACTCCACCTAAATTTTTTCAATTCATTATTCCTTTTTACCCTATCCTATTTGCTGTCCTTCTCATTGTTAATTGGATAAATTTGTGATATCCTTTTAGTATTAAGTGCTATTAAAAGGAGGATATAATTTTGAAATGTCCACATTGTTCAGAAGAACTAGGAATAAATGATGTGTGTATAAATCCTATGTGTTCTTATTTCGGTAATACGATTAAAAATACTGAAAAAACTAATATAGATTATACTGAAGAAAACTTAAATAGTAGAGTTAATGCTGATATTAAAGTAGATCATGTTGAAAACAACTCCAAATCTAATGATAACTTTAATCAAACAAAAGTCTATCATAATAGAAATGACTATTATAATAATCAGAATACAAACAAATTTAAAAATATATATTCTATTCCTTACAATAAAAGCAACAATATTTCTCGAGACGAACTAGCTATCTTTATTGGTAATAATAGCGGTTTCTATATTAAGCACCTCAACAAATATAACGATAAACATAAATTTTTATCTTGGAACTGGCCATGTTTTTTCTTCGGTTACTATTGGTTATTATACAGAAAACTTTATATTCCAGGAGCTGCTTTGATACTCTTAACCTTAGTATCTTCAGCGATTTTTCCAAAGGGAATACACTTATCTTTGCTACTACTCATAAGAATTATATTAACTTTATATGCAAATTTTATTTATCTTAACAATTGCGAACGTAAGATTAAAGACTTCAAAATGAATGTTATCAATATACAAAATCTCAGCAATACTGAATATATAAATAAATTACGTAAAAAAGGCGGAGTTAATTTAGCCGCACCATTAATTGTATTAGCTCTCCATATTATGTTTATAGTAATTTCACTTGGCATTTGGCTTTCAACTAGGATTACACCACATAAATTTTCTTCTCCTTCGTACTACTTTTAGCTTGTTAAACTAAAAGTTCGAATACGTTAAGGCTAATACAGCCTTATGCTTAAAACCTTTAGCGAAATTTTCATAAGTTTCCCAAATAATAATTCTTATAATTTCGGTAAATTCCTACTCTTAGTTAGGGTATCTATAGATAGCGCAATCATAAACTATAATACTTAGACTATGAAATATCTTCTAACCAGAAATGAGTGATATACTTTTGTGGAATGTTTCATTGGTAATTTTGATGGATGTGATTCTTTGACTATAAGTTGTTCCAAATGTGCTAGTTCAAAGCTTGTTCTTTGAGGCTAGCACTTTGGGTGCAACTTTATAGCCTTAGAATCACCCATCAGAATTACCTAGAAACTGGAACAAAAGTATATTATTCATTTCGGTGAGCTATACGCATAAGTATGGATTATAATTAGTTTATCTATATTAAAATTTTAGGCGTTCACCATAATAACTAATAAAAATAGTTATTTGGTGAACGCCTTGTTGTATAGTTAATTATAAAACTTTAGATAAAAAGTCTATTGTACGTGGGTTTTTAGGATTCTTAAATACTTCCTCTGGAGTCCCAGATTCTAATATTTTTCCTTCATCCATAAATAATATTCTATCTCCAACTTCTCTTGCAAATCCCATTTCGTGTGTAACAACTACCATTGTCATACCTTCCTTTGCAAGATCTTTCATAACATTTAGAACTTCTCCAACCATTTCAGGATCTAAAGCAGATGTTGGTTCATCGAATAACATAACATCTGGCTGCATAGCTAAAGCTCTAGCTATTGCAATTCTTTGCTTTTGTCCACCTGATAATGATGATGGGTAAGCATTTATTTTATCTATCAAACCAACCTTATTTAATAAGCTTTCTGCTATATTTTTAGCTTCATCTTTAGAAATTCCTTTTACTTTAATAGGAGCTAAACATATATTTTCACAGACTGTTTTATGAGGAAATAAATTAAATTGTTGGAATACCATCCCCATTTTTTCTCTCATCTTATCTATATTAGTTGCCTTTGATGTTATATCCTTATCTTCAAAAGTGATTTGTCCAGATGTAGGAGTTTCCAATAAGTTAAGACATCTTAAAAATGTACTTTTTCCTGATCCAGAAGGTCCAATTACAACTACAACTTCACCTTTACTGATATGCTCATCTATTCCTTTTAACACCTTATTTTTTCCAAAGCTTTTATGTAAATCTTTAACGTATATCACTTGCTTTCATCCTCCTTTCAACATAACCTAAACATCTTGTCAAAGTGAAAGTTAAAACAAAGTAAACTACTGCTGCTACAATTATTGGTTCTAACCCTAAAGCTGTATTTCCTCTTACAATACTTGCATTGTACATAAGTTCTGCAACACCTATAACAGAAACCATTGATGATTCTTTTATTACAGAAATAAATTCATTTCCAAGAGCAGGTAATATATTCTTAAATGCTTGTGGAATTATAACATGAACCATTGCTAACCCTTGATTCATTCCTAAACTTCTAGCTGCTTCCATTTGACCTTTGTCCACTGCTTCGATTCCAGCTCTTATTATTTCAGATATATATGCTGCTGAGTTTAATGCTAAAGCTATTGATCCAACAGTCATATCAGGCATATCTATTCCTATAAGCTTAGGTAATCCTATATAGATTATATAGATTTGAACTAGAAGTGGAGTACCTCTTACAAATTCTACATAAGCTGCTGCTATATAGCTTATTGGTTTAAATTTTGAACGCCTTAAAAGAGTTAATGCAAGACCCAAGATTGTACCAAATAGCACTGCAAAAAATGCTAATACAATAGTGATTTCTGCACCTTTTAAATAATATTCAGAGTATTTTCCTAAAAATGTAAAATTCAATATTTTCCCTCCTAGTTCTTTATCTGATGTCTAGCCACTGTAATATTCTCACAATATATGAAACTCCTCTTCCTAAAGTCAGATGAGTAACCGATTCACACTGAATCATATATTTAGGCTACCTGCTTAAGTAATATATACAGTAACACGACCCTAAATAAGTTCAACTAATATCCAGCTAAGGACTCCCCCATCTGAATCAAGCTTCACTTAATAATACACATATAATAAAATAGTCACTAATTTTTAATTATAAGACATTATCTGATAATTTTCAACTGTTGTTAATTTCCAATATAAAAATAAATTTAAATATATATATTTCAAAAATAATCCTTCATCATAATTCTAAAAATATTACAAGAATTTTAGCCACAATTGTGAATTGTGAAACGTGTATTGTGAATTTACAACATATATCTAATACTCAAAAAAATAACAAGCTATGATGTCAGTATATTTTGCATTCTACTATACTGGTATGTATTACCTTATAGTTTTTATATGCTAAAAACTTTCATTACTTAGTACAAGGTAAAACTTCTCAGGTGAAGCTCTCTTTATCACCTGATTTCAGTTAAACTCATACCCACAACGGGTACAAAGTGATTTTAAATAATTCCAATATAACTTCTGAAATTTTAAATAACTTTCATGAAGGAATAAATCATATTATCTAAATTCACCTTGTCAATAACAAAATATATACTACATCTCTAACTCGTTATTTTCTATAGTATTTCTTAGTGTCAAACAATATTAGTCTACTAATTTATTTACATCTACCACAAATTGGTTTATCTTATCTTCATCTTTTAATCTCTTTATTGTCTTATTAACTTGCTCTAATAAATCTGCCGAGCCTTTTTTCATAGCTACAGCAGATCCTCCATTTGGATCTGTAATCTCCAATTTATCTGCAATTGCAATACCTTCGTTTTTTTCAACATTTATTTTGGCAACTGGTTGTTCAGCTAAAACCGCATCAACTTTATTGTTCTTTAAATCTAATATTAAATCAGTAACCTTGTCTAATGACTTAATATTTGCTGCATCAAAGTTATCTTTTGCTATACCTTCTTGTATTGAACCTTTTTGCACTCCAATTTTCTTTCCTTTTAGATCTTCCATTTTAGTTATTCCAGCTTCATCACCTGATCTAAGTACAAATCTATGTGTCGCATTATAATATATATCTGAGAAATCTGCATTTTGTTTTCTTTCATCTGTTGGAGTCATACCTGCAAATACCATATCTATTTTATCTGATTGAAGTGCTACTAACAATCCATCAAACGCCATATCTTTTATTTCAAGTTCTACTCCTAAATCTTTTGCCATTTCTTTTGCAATTTCAATATCAAATCCAACTATTTGATCTTTTCCATCTATTTCTTTATGGAATTCATATGGTGGATAATCTGCGCTTGTTCCTATTACAAGCTTACCTTTTGATTTTATTGCCTGTAATGCAGAAGCATTACTGCTTGTGTTTTCTTTGTTTCCTTTAGTGCTGTTTCCACAGCCTACCATACCTATTGCAATAACCGATGCTGCTGCAATAGCAACTAATTTTTTTACTATACCAACTTTCATTATTAATACCTCCAAAACTTTTCTCTACTAACGATAGCATAATTATACACACTTTTTTATATTTACTCAATAGAAATATGATAAAAAGTTTAATTATTATTCATTAAAATTAAATTTATCCTCATTACTTATTATATATTTAAATATATATTTTATGTATTGGAAATAGTTATATATATTAGTATTATAAGGCTTGCAAGCTTGCTTTAAGCGTTTTTTAATCATTTTAAAATTATAAAAAAATTTTATTTAGTATTTCTATAATTTAAAATTCACAAAAAATTATGAAATTTTATTCTCATTAAATTTATATTATAATTTTTCACTTTGCATACTTTATGAAAAATTATTCACATAATAAAAAATAAAAGCGGCACCATCATAAATATCATGTTATCGGTGCCGCCTACTTATTATTTAAAATTGATTATCTAGTTTAGTATATATAAACTTTAGATAGCATAGCTCATTCTATATAAAATTCTTTATTTTATATAGCCGTATAGCTTTTAAGATAATAAGGCCTGAGAGTTAAGTTTTTATAATGTAACTATATTAAATACTTAACTGCAGACAACCTGTGCAACGCCCTAGTACACATTATATATTTAACTAACGGTTCGATCTCTTCACTTTCTACTATTATAACTCCATCAAATTCTAATCCTTTTGCTAAATAAGCTGGTAGAAGTACTTTTCCACCCTTATACATAATATCATCATTATCTAAACTTTGAACATTGATCTTTTCTTTAATAACATGAGAGAATTTATTCAATTCATTTTTATCCTTAAAGATTACTGCAATATTCTCGTATCCCTCTTCTTCATAATCTTCAATTAATGATATTATTGTATCAACAAATTCCTCATTATTATAAACTTCTTCTT encodes the following:
- a CDS encoding M18 family aminopeptidase is translated as MNNAQELLDFINKGKTAFQSTYEIKNILDKQGYTEIKEEDKWELKKGSKHYIIKNNSALIAFEIGNGDIEKDGFRLIGAHTDSPGFRIKPNPEMKVEGHYVKLNTEVYGGPILSTWFDRPLSVAGRVTLKGENPFSPRVELLDVNKPILIIPNLAIHMNRSVNEGYEYNKQKDTLPMLTIVEDKLEKDNYLINLIAETLKVDSSDILDFDLFLYEYAEGMLIGLNDEFISCGRLDDLWMVFAGLKALISSNEIKATKVLVALDNEEIGSLTSQGANSSILENILERITLGLEKDRESFKRALSNSIMISADLAHAIHPNYVEKCDPTNKPMLGKGPVLKIAAGGSYSTDSYASAVFKGICEKTEVPCQVFVNRSDLRGGTTIGPITASKLNIPVIDMGAPLLSMHSIRELATVKDNEYTIKAFTEFFN
- a CDS encoding phage replisome organizer N-terminal domain-containing protein, with translation MKERKFVKLRVDMYDDTKSKIIDTMNERDLIQYIWIRLIVLAGKVNLEGELFLSRNIPYTMETIAIEFNRDIERVKLAMKVLMDLEMIEFTEDKIYKVKNFAKHQNIKINKSTEIKDNVVKENDSSHKMDEPKIKDRENLMGVNSKSSGYKSIDEIVRNKTAKIEDKSTMITKEEINENNNDDNNINSCNKYNENSTSIDSEFVTKGNAENESFANSNKNNSNIIIAERTQNSDTINASIDSTNNKDNNENIDYIDNTRNADVIDSNSIYDNNDANMNISLETEKNSCENNAQSSIPIYVKKKNSKGRKKSNNKSDINEINLSDDDEEIVELCSGDVTLGKDEKVVMAFTM
- the dapA gene encoding 4-hydroxy-tetrahydrodipicolinate synthase, giving the protein MKDIIFTGAAVAIVTPFTEDGINFSELKKLIDFNIENGTDAIVIAGTTGESSTMTDEEHREVIRFTVEYVNKRVPVIAGTGSNDTVYAVELSKYAESVGADALLLVTPYYNKTTQTGLIKHYNYIADRVNIPIILYNVPSRTGVNIAPETYAELAKHPRIVATKEASGDLSAIAKIKAICKDELNIYSGNDDQIVPILSLGGKGVISVFSNIMPKESHEICSLYFEGKVEESCNLQTKYLDLINTLFIEVNPIPVKTALGIMGYNVGPLRMPLFPMEGKNLEKLREELAKNNLI
- a CDS encoding cation diffusion facilitator family transporter is translated as MFFELIVNKFVKDNSNVKDDTVRNSYGVLGGIIGIVVNIILFIIKLSVGVIVSSIAIMADAFNNLSDAASSLITILGFKLSNKPADREHPFGHGRIEYLSALIVAFMVMLVGLQFIKSSFERIVNPSPVAFELVSFILLIVSIFFKIWLSKFNKFIGEKINSSALKAASTDALGDVFTTTCVAISFLASKFTSFPIDGYIGMFVALFIVYAGFNLVKDTINPLLGEAPDPELVESIERMVLSYDNILGSHDLIVHNYGPGKCMASIHAEIPGNINVVDIHEVIDKAEREISKALKIYLVIHIDPICIIEGEVKEAYDEILSIIEKYDYIESIHDFRVVGEGDIKNLIFDVVIEPSKKLSITDTELINIISEGVKKYHPSYNCVITIDKHYT
- a CDS encoding DUF2628 domain-containing protein, with product MKCPHCSEELGINDVCINPMCSYFGNTIKNTEKTNIDYTEENLNSRVNADIKVDHVENNSKSNDNFNQTKVYHNRNDYYNNQNTNKFKNIYSIPYNKSNNISRDELAIFIGNNSGFYIKHLNKYNDKHKFLSWNWPCFFFGYYWLLYRKLYIPGAALILLTLVSSAIFPKGIHLSLLLLIRIILTLYANFIYLNNCERKIKDFKMNVINIQNLSNTEYINKLRKKGGVNLAAPLIVLALHIMFIVISLGIWLSTRITPHKFSSPSYYF
- a CDS encoding amino acid ABC transporter ATP-binding protein, producing MIYVKDLHKSFGKNKVLKGIDEHISKGEVVVVIGPSGSGKSTFLRCLNLLETPTSGQITFEDKDITSKATNIDKMREKMGMVFQQFNLFPHKTVCENICLAPIKVKGISKDEAKNIAESLLNKVGLIDKINAYPSSLSGGQKQRIAIARALAMQPDVMLFDEPTSALDPEMVGEVLNVMKDLAKEGMTMVVVTHEMGFAREVGDRILFMDEGKILESGTPEEVFKNPKNPRTIDFLSKVL